AGGCACAAAGAATCCAAACCAGAAAATAGCAGGGAAATTAGTCATTACTTCATTCATTACTTGCAGCTATAAGTAGTAAATATATACACTCTTTCAGCTTAGAAAGTCAGGTAAGAGAAAACAGTGGCCTATTGTAGAGTTTCCTTGTCAAATATGTTGCCTCTGCTGATCACAGCACCCTGTGGAAACCATTATGATTAAAGGCTCAATATCCCGGAGATTTctggatggatatatatatatatatatatatatatatatatatatatatatatatataatattttcaaggctaataggacagatggatggatggatgaatgatttcACATTTGGTTAATGGAATCACACATATCTCTTTGCACTTAGAAAACGGAAAGTATAAAcacatgataaatatttttatataaattggtTCATATTCATGCTAttttaagcacattttaaaaatatattttattgattttacagagaggaagggagagggataaagaattagaaacatcaatgaaagagaaacatcaatcagctgcctcctgcacatcccctatgggttatgtgtccgcaaccaaggtacatgcccttgaccggaatcaaacataggagccttcagtccgcgggccagtgctctatccactgagccaaactggttagggctaagcacatttatttttaatgtacagtggggccttgacttacgagtgtcccgactaaagagtttttcaagatacgagccatctctcggccaattttttgctttgagttgcgagctaaaactcgggttacaagccagcttcagataccccaccactagttggcgcagcgaacatcacagtgaatgccacaacatcagcccagcatcacgtgtctcactcattcactgttgatttgacatacgagtaatttgtgttacgagctccatcacggaacgaattaaactggtaagtcaaggccccactgtaatagcAAGAAAACTATTTACTACATAACTAAAGTACATATTCTACGTcagagtcctttttaaaaatggtataagATGAGAGTCAAAACAATCTCCTTGATAAAAgaataatgtttcattttatCTAGAGGTTGTGTCCATTAGGTTTTTAAACACTATGTCTTATCTTGAGAGAATATCAATTAGATCCCTAAAACTGAAGTATGAGGAAATTAATACACTTCAATTTCTGACTTCTCAAGATTTAAGAAGGCTTGCTTCAGAACTTAAACGTTTTAGTAGATACTGTTATTTGTCTGTCCTGGGCCATTGCTCCCTTCCTTGCTGATCTAGCAATGCTGATTTTCTTCCCATATGATGAAGTAAATTTATCAGAGGATGTGGGCCTCACTTTGAGCCACAGGGGAGTAAACCACGATTGACCTAAGCCAAGCTCCAATTTCATCCTTTTTGTCAGTGACCAGTTTAGAGATAGTCATTTGGCCCAATTTCGGTCACTGGCAGAGAAGGGAAATCTGCTCAGAGGAAAGGCTTCTGGTGTTTCTCCTGTAACAGGGGAAAGACGAACAAAAGAATTTCTTgtgcctctttttaaaattaattttaaatattacattagaactaggggcctggtgcacgaaatttgtgcatggggtgggtggtgtcctcagcctgacctgcaccctctcaaatctgggaaCCATCAGGGGATTTCCTACTGACAGCGTAGGCtcactccctgtggttctctgctctctgcagggcctgccggCTCCACACCTCAGTGACTGCCAAGCAGGCCAtactgggtgctgcctgtgggccacaCTTGCCTGCTCTCCAGTCACCGCAGCGACGGACAAGCAGGCCATGCTAGGAGCTGCCTCCTACCTGCTGGCAGTCTCCATGGAGGtgatgaggttaatttgcatactcactctgattggctggtgagcgtagtggagggacagttaatttacatgtttctcttttattatataggactaggggccccgtgcactgggggtgtgggtgtgggggggagtgtccctcagcccagcctgccccctctcagatactgggagccctcaggcgttgacccccatcaccctccaatcgcaggatcggccccttgcccaggcctgatgcctctgacagaggcgtacaTGCCCaacaccctctgatcgcctgatcggccccttgcccaggcctgacgcctccgccagaggtgtcaggcttggacaggggacctccatctccccctgatcactggctctggcccctgcccaggcctgaggcctctggcccaggaatcatgcctgggcaggggacccccatctccctctgatcgcttgctccaccccccacccaagcctaacgcctctgacccaggcttcaggcctgggcaaggggagcatcatatccccccaatccccagctctgccccccacccaggcctgatgcctcagccagaggagttgaccctcatcaccctccgatcaccaatcaccggatcggccccttgaccaggcctgaggcctctggcagaggtgtcaggcctgggcaggggacccccagctccccgtggttgcaggctccgcccctgcccaggcctaacacctctggctgaggcatccggcccgggcagcggggacccgcagctgcagcggccccgcgatcgtgggctacgctttaggcccaggcaagggacccctagctcccgggactgccagcttcgaccgtgcccagctcccatcgctggctccacccctacttcctgctatcactggccagggcggcaaaggcgcctgattctaggatcatggctggggggcagggcaaaggcggccccagggccgcctttgccctgccccccagctcttagctcccccctgggtttccgatcactgtcagtggcagggggcttcttcctgctttccctttcacctccctgcattgtgcctacatatgcaaattaaccgccatcttgttggcagttaactgccaatcttagttggcagttaatttgcatatagccctgattagccaatgaaaagggtatcgtcgtacgccaattaccatttttctcttttattagataggatgttttacCACAGAACATCTGAAAATGGTTCATCCATCATATGGTTAGGAAAAAATCTCTATTCTGCTTTCAttcttaaaatgtgtttattttataaagtgaTTTGGGTAACAAGATAAACTAGAGTGATGTGGTAGAAAGTCACCTAGTCGTGACAAGTGGAACTCTGAAATATGCTGGTCTTGGAGGAGGGAATACTTGAGACCTAATAGATTAGAAGGTCTGGTAGAAGAGGATTTTATGTCTTGCCTTTTCACCATTTTTATGCTCTTTATTGAATAATACACATTCTTAATTTCAATTTAGTCAAATTTatcaatgttttcttttgtgactaataattttgcatattatttttaaaatccttcccCTTTGTATCTTCTAAAACCTTTATAGTTTTGCCTCTGACAGTTGGGACTTGAATACACTAGGACTTGTGTTTTCCACAAGTGAGTATGTATGTGGCTACTCAATTGTGCCAGCACCATTTCCAGCAAAGCCCTTCCTTGCCCTGCCACACCTCTCATCTAGCAAGTGGTCATGAAGACATGAATCTACTGCTATGCTTCGTATTCTGTTCAGTTTGTTTGTTGGTCAATCCCTAGATGATTACCATACTTCCCTTGATTGGCACCTTATAGTACATCTTGTTATCTGGGGAATCAAATCCTTCCAccttatattttatctttttaatagtGTTTGGGCTAGCCTTGGCCCTTTCAAGTTCTGCACAAACCCACACATTCTGCTAGGTTGGAATTGTTGGAATTGTTGGAATTGTTGGATATTGTTGGAAATTCATTAAGATTACATTAAATATATCAATCAATTTGAGGAAACTGTTTATAATATTatgtttccaaattaaaaaatctAGCATATCTCACATTGAATATCTTTGTACTTAGTTACCATGGTGACTCaatacatttttctaattgtCTCTTTGCAGTATTTTATACATCCTTTGTTACATTTACTCAGAAGAATTGAAAAATTAAGTCCTGCTGTTTATGGCtgcattttataaattttcatttttatttttttatttttttaaattatgatacaGGGCTGGAGAGtcaatatgtttttgtttttgttttttaaatctattttactgattttttacagagaggaagggagagggatagagagttagaaccatcgatgagagagaaacatcaatcagctgcctcctgcacatctcccactggggatgtgcccacaaccaaggtacatgcccttgaccggaattgaacctgggacctttcagtccgcaggctgacactctatccactgagccaaaccagtttcggcaaattttcatttttaattatttgttattGTTATGTGAAAATATAATCGATATTCATAttgattttataataaactacCTTGTTAAACTTCCTTACAATTACAATAATATATCAAAAGTTTCCTTCGGTTTCTAACATATATAATCATGTCATTGGCATATAACCACGATGGGTTTATTCTTtctcaaatgtgtgtgtgtgcacatgcgcgtgcctgtatttcttctttttgtctaacTATGTTGTTAGGATCTCTAGTAAATGTTGAAAACAAAGCAATGTTGTACATCTTTATctcattctctttttccttttctttttctttttcttgttactcctcacccaaggatatttttccatcgatttttagagacgaagggaggaggagagacagagaaagagaaatatggatgtaatcaattgattgcctcctgcacccgccctgaccagggccagggcaggggaatcaagcctgcaagcaaggtacacgcccttgaccagaatcaaacccaggacccttcagtccaccggctgacgctctatccactgatccaaaccagctacagCTTATCTCATTCTTTGTCTTAAAGGGAAGAATGTTAGCATTtcatcattaagtatgatgtCTGCTgtgtgggttgttgttgttttttcttgatAGGTCCTCTTTAAAAATGCTTATTGTTATATTAGCATGTAAAGAGTGttatcagccctgactggttttgctcactggatagagcactggccagccaactgaagggtcccaggttcaattccagttaagctGCAGGTTCCCCACCACCAGGTggggtgtgtgtctctctcacatcaatgtctctctatctctatctctccccctaccttccactctctctaaaaatcaatggaaaagtatcctcgtgtgaggattaacaacaacaaaaaaaagagtcTTATTataattaaagttaatttttgtCAAAAACTTTCTTAGATCTTCTGACATGTATCCTTTAATTTGTTAATGTGACAAGTTATTTTcctattgtttgtttttatgctaaATAATTCTTGAATTTGGGGGCATAAAAACTTATcaaaatgtgaaattattttattttactaatactttaaaatatttgcatctaTCTCATGAATAGGATTAGACTGTGATTTTCTGTTTCACACTTTATCTCAGGTTTGGTATCAATGGCTTAAATAGTAAGagtattcattttctcattttataagaaGTCCAAAAACAAAGAGTTTTGGGTTGATTAAATTAAAAGACTCAAAAGGGCATTCAAGGTCCCTGAGGATGAGCTCACACACTCAGAATACTCCAAGCCATCCCTCACAGTGATCTcttcttccccagcctcctcagggCTCCCTTCACCTCAGcgttcctcaggctgtagatcAGGGGATTCAGCAAAGGGTTGAAAAGGCTGTAAAACAACGACAGAATCTTCCTTTGTTCTTGAGAGTGGCTGGATTTGGGGGCCAGGTACATGATGATGGCACTGCCAAAGAAGAGCCCGACCACGCAGAGGTGGGAGGAGCAGGTGGAGAAGGCCTTTCGGCGGCCCTCCCCAGACTGGATCCTCAGGATGGCAACGAGGATGCGTGTGTAGGACACCAGCACCAAGCTGAGGGGCCCCACTAAGACTAACACGGAGCCCACAAACAGGACAATCTGGTTGAGCCTAGTGTCAGCACAGGCCAATTTGAATACTGACATGATCTGACAGAAAAAGTGGTTGATTTTTTGTGGCCCACAAAAGGGCAGCCTCAGAATGAGAGTAATGTGGACTAGAGCCAAGAGGAAGCTGAATATCCAGGAAGCGGCAGCCAGGACTGTGCACACTCTCCAGCTCATGATGACAGAGTAATggagggggtggcagatggccacgTAGCGATCGTAGGACATCACCACCAGACTCATACACTCTGTGACAGCAAATGCCAAGTACAGGAAGGTCTGAAGAATGCATGGAGCAAAGGAGATGGTTTTCTTCTGCATCACAAGATTTGCCAGCATCTTGGGAACAGTGCTTGAGGCATAGGACATGTCAACGATGGCCAGGTttgagaggaagaagtacatgggggtGTGCAGTCTGGAGTCCAGGCAGATGAGCCCCAGGATCACCCCGTTTCCTATCAAGGTGAGGCtgtagaagagcaaaaagaaccCAAAGAGGAAAATTTCAAGTTCTGGGTCAACCTGGAAGCCCAGCAGGATAACTTCCGTGATCCATGTCTGGTTGCTCCCCATGTTCTTCTGACAGGTAAATACAATGCTGAACTTAGGACAGAAACTTCAGAGCTGAGgagtagaaaaggaaaaagatgatATGCTCATACAGAGAGAATTTATACCAGAAGCCACAAATCAGTAATTCATGGATTCAATCCAGCCCACAGTCCTGTAATGCTGATCTGCAAATGTGGCATTTggagatattttaaaactttagatATTGaccaatattaaaaatttggagatttcacataaaatttGGGGtcttgggccaaaaccggtttggctcaatggatggagcgtcggcctgcggactgaaaggtcccaggttctattccggtcaagggcatgtacctgggttgcaggcacatccccagtaggagatgtgcaggaggcagctgatcagtgtctctctctcatcgatgtttctgactctctgtctctctcccttcctctctgtaaaaaatcaataaaatattttttttaaaaaaaaaattggggtctgccgaaaccggtttggctcagtggatagagcgtcggcctgcggactgaaaggtcccaggttcgattccggtcaagggcatgtacctgggttgcgggcacatccccagtgggagatgtgcaggaggcagctgatcgatgtttctctctcatcgatgtttctaactttctctctcccttcctctctgtgaaaaatcaataaaatatatttttaaaaaaatggggtctt
This DNA window, taken from Myotis daubentonii chromosome 10, mMyoDau2.1, whole genome shotgun sequence, encodes the following:
- the LOC132211466 gene encoding olfactory receptor 2A12, which gives rise to MGSNQTWITEVILLGFQVDPELEIFLFGFFLLFYSLTLIGNGVILGLICLDSRLHTPMYFFLSNLAIVDMSYASSTVPKMLANLVMQKKTISFAPCILQTFLYLAFAVTECMSLVVMSYDRYVAICHPLHYSVIMSWRVCTVLAAASWIFSFLLALVHITLILRLPFCGPQKINHFFCQIMSVFKLACADTRLNQIVLFVGSVLVLVGPLSLVLVSYTRILVAILRIQSGEGRRKAFSTCSSHLCVVGLFFGSAIIMYLAPKSSHSQEQRKILSLFYSLFNPLLNPLIYSLRNAEVKGALRRLGKKRSL